The following proteins are co-located in the Micromonospora coriariae genome:
- a CDS encoding winged helix-turn-helix domain-containing protein translates to MRDVLYLEQIEQAEVLLKPQRVEVLRQLAEPRTCTEVAARLDQTPQRVYYHVKQLVAAGLVELVNERKVRGITEGIYQAAARSYWLSPRLVGRIGLRRARDELSLGYLLDLMEEVQADIAALDRAAPELPSIGVSGEIRVPAEQRQQFLHDLQTALQDLFTRYGGSEGDAFKLAVACYPKGNNHE, encoded by the coding sequence ATGAGAGACGTCCTGTACCTGGAGCAGATCGAGCAGGCCGAAGTCCTGCTCAAGCCGCAGCGTGTCGAGGTGCTGCGGCAACTGGCCGAGCCGCGCACCTGCACCGAGGTCGCGGCCCGGCTCGACCAGACGCCGCAGCGCGTCTACTACCACGTCAAGCAGCTCGTCGCGGCCGGCCTGGTCGAGCTGGTCAACGAGCGCAAGGTCCGCGGCATCACCGAGGGCATCTACCAGGCCGCCGCGCGCTCCTACTGGCTCTCGCCCCGGCTGGTCGGCCGGATCGGGCTGCGCCGGGCCCGCGACGAGCTGAGCCTGGGCTACCTGCTGGACCTGATGGAGGAGGTGCAGGCCGACATCGCCGCCCTGGACCGGGCGGCGCCCGAGCTGCCCTCGATCGGGGTCTCCGGCGAGATCCGGGTGCCGGCCGAGCAACGCCAGCAGTTCCTGCACGACCTGCAAACCGCACTTCAGGACCTGTTCACCCGCTACGGCGGCAGCGAAGGGGATGCCTTCAAGCTCGCCGTGGCCTGCTATCCGAAAGGGAACAACCATGAGTGA
- a CDS encoding class I SAM-dependent methyltransferase, translated as MSLTDRDQGAASVPATPPAGGRRTGPTVADVIRAVTAGPLPVRITGYDGSAVGPSDAGITLSIRSERGLSYLLTAPGDLGMARAYVSGDLALQGLHPGDPYEALRVLKDELKLRPPSLAEGLALVRGLGWERLLPPPAPPQEAQPRWKRVVNGLRHSRIRDSTAISHHYDVSNAFYEKVLGPSMTYTCAVFRSPEDTLEQAQAAKYDLVAGKLALKPGMRLLDVGCGWGGMVRHAAREYGVKALGVTLSKAQAQWAQAAIEREGLTELAEVRHLDYRDAPAEQFDAISSIGLTEHIGVRNYPAYFGALRDRLRPDGRLLNHCITRADNRAPHRSGAFIDRYVFPDGELAGPGRLISEVHDAGLEVHHEENLRQHYALTLAAWCRNLVEHWDFCVSEVGAGTARVWGLYMAGSRMAFERNGIQLHQVLATQNGPEVRSSYPLRPDWLP; from the coding sequence ATGAGCCTGACCGACCGAGATCAGGGGGCGGCGAGCGTCCCCGCCACCCCGCCGGCGGGGGGCCGGCGAACGGGTCCGACCGTGGCGGATGTCATCCGCGCGGTCACCGCGGGGCCGCTGCCGGTGCGGATCACCGGGTACGACGGCAGCGCCGTCGGCCCGTCCGACGCGGGCATCACCCTGTCGATCCGTTCCGAGCGGGGGTTGTCGTACCTGCTCACGGCCCCCGGCGACCTGGGCATGGCCCGGGCCTACGTCAGTGGTGACCTGGCGTTGCAGGGGCTGCATCCGGGCGACCCGTACGAGGCGCTGCGGGTGCTCAAGGACGAGCTGAAGCTGCGCCCACCGTCGCTGGCCGAGGGGTTGGCGCTGGTCCGGGGGTTGGGCTGGGAGCGGCTGCTGCCGCCGCCGGCTCCGCCGCAGGAGGCGCAACCGCGTTGGAAGCGGGTGGTGAACGGGCTGCGGCACTCGCGCATCCGGGACAGCACGGCCATCTCGCACCACTACGACGTCTCGAACGCCTTCTACGAGAAGGTGCTCGGCCCGTCGATGACGTACACCTGCGCGGTGTTCCGGTCTCCGGAGGACACGCTGGAGCAGGCCCAGGCGGCGAAGTACGACCTGGTCGCCGGCAAGCTCGCGCTCAAGCCGGGGATGCGGCTGCTGGACGTGGGCTGCGGCTGGGGCGGCATGGTCCGGCACGCGGCGCGCGAGTACGGGGTCAAGGCGCTCGGGGTGACCCTGTCCAAGGCGCAGGCGCAGTGGGCGCAGGCGGCGATCGAGCGGGAGGGGCTGACCGAGCTGGCCGAGGTGCGGCACCTGGACTACCGGGACGCGCCGGCGGAGCAGTTCGACGCCATCTCCTCCATCGGATTGACCGAGCACATCGGGGTGCGCAACTACCCGGCGTACTTCGGGGCTCTGCGGGACCGGCTCCGGCCGGACGGGCGGCTGCTGAACCACTGCATCACGCGGGCGGACAATCGGGCGCCGCACCGCTCCGGCGCGTTCATCGACCGGTACGTCTTCCCGGACGGGGAGCTGGCCGGCCCGGGTCGGCTGATCAGCGAGGTGCACGACGCCGGGCTGGAGGTGCACCACGAGGAGAACCTGCGCCAGCACTACGCGCTGACGCTGGCCGCCTGGTGCCGCAACCTGGTCGAGCACTGGGACTTCTGCGTCTCGGAGGTGGGTGCGGGCACCGCCCGGGTGTGGGGGTTGTACATGGCCGGGTCGCGGATGGCGTTCGAGCGCAACGGCATCCAGCTGCACCAGGTGCTGGCCACCCAAAACGGCCCGGAGGTTAGGAGCAGCTATCCGCTGCGGCCCGACTGGCTGCCCTGA
- a CDS encoding FAD-binding oxidoreductase: protein MRAERVDHSIDHDQAVDTLRRSYAAVPTGEPVRLAKRTSNLFRPRSAPRTPGLDVSGLNRVLSVDPTGRTADVQGMCTYEDLVDATLPHGLMPLVVPQLRTITLGGAVTGLGIESTSFRNGLPHESVRELDVLTGSGEIVTARPEGEHADLFTAFPNSLGSLGYATRLRIELQPIGRYVALRNIRFTRLEALTDAIAEVTATRSWAGEPVDAMDGVMFSPGEAYLVLATFTDAAEPPSDYTGQAIYYRSLRQRTRDVLTGYDYLWRWDTDWFWCSAAFGAQHPVVRRLWPARYRRSDVYHRLVRLEHRHQVAARIDRLRGQPARERVVQDVEIPLERTADFLRWFAGAVGMNPVWLCPLRLREPAGPGSARSWPLYPLQPGQDYVNIGFWGSVPIAPGAADGDVNRTIERRVSESGGHKSLYSDAYYDRDAFDRLYGGDTWRAVKDRYDPDHRLTGLYEKAVARA from the coding sequence ATGCGCGCTGAGCGTGTGGATCACTCGATTGACCATGATCAAGCGGTGGACACGTTGCGGCGGTCGTACGCCGCGGTGCCCACGGGCGAGCCTGTCCGGCTCGCCAAACGGACCTCCAACCTGTTCCGACCCCGGTCCGCTCCCCGGACGCCGGGGCTCGACGTGAGCGGCCTCAACCGGGTGCTGTCGGTCGATCCGACCGGGCGCACCGCCGACGTGCAGGGCATGTGCACGTACGAGGACCTGGTCGACGCGACGCTGCCGCACGGGCTGATGCCCCTGGTGGTGCCGCAGCTACGCACCATCACGCTGGGTGGGGCGGTCACCGGCCTCGGGATCGAGTCGACCTCCTTCCGTAACGGCCTGCCGCACGAGTCGGTACGGGAGTTGGACGTGCTCACCGGCTCCGGCGAGATCGTCACCGCCCGGCCGGAGGGCGAGCACGCGGACCTGTTCACCGCGTTCCCCAACTCCCTGGGCAGCCTCGGCTACGCCACCCGGCTACGCATCGAGCTGCAACCGATCGGCCGGTACGTGGCGTTGCGCAACATCCGGTTCACCCGGCTGGAGGCGCTCACCGACGCGATCGCCGAGGTGACCGCGACCCGGTCCTGGGCCGGCGAACCGGTCGACGCGATGGACGGGGTGATGTTCAGCCCCGGCGAGGCGTACCTGGTGTTGGCCACGTTCACCGACGCGGCCGAGCCGCCCAGCGACTACACCGGCCAGGCGATCTACTACCGGTCGCTGCGCCAACGGACCCGTGACGTGCTCACCGGGTACGACTACCTGTGGCGCTGGGACACCGACTGGTTCTGGTGTTCGGCGGCGTTCGGCGCCCAGCACCCGGTGGTGCGGCGGCTCTGGCCGGCGCGCTACCGGCGCAGCGACGTCTACCACCGGCTGGTCCGGCTCGAGCACCGGCACCAGGTGGCGGCCCGGATCGACCGGCTGCGCGGCCAGCCGGCCCGGGAGCGGGTGGTGCAGGATGTGGAGATCCCGCTCGAACGTACCGCCGACTTCCTGCGCTGGTTCGCCGGCGCGGTGGGGATGAACCCGGTGTGGCTCTGTCCGTTGCGGTTGCGCGAGCCGGCGGGTCCCGGTTCGGCGCGGTCCTGGCCGCTGTATCCCCTCCAGCCGGGGCAGGACTACGTCAACATTGGGTTCTGGGGGAGCGTGCCGATCGCGCCCGGCGCCGCCGACGGCGACGTCAACCGCACGATCGAACGCAGGGTGTCGGAGTCGGGCGGGCACAAGTCGCTCTACTCCGACGCGTACTACGACCGGGACGCCTTCGATCGCCTCTACGGGGGCGACACGTGGCGCGCGGTGAAAGACCGCTACGACCCGGACCACCGGCTGACGGGACTGTACGAAAAGGCGGTAGCACGAGCATGA
- a CDS encoding aminoacyl-tRNA deacylase, with product MPSPAITALDAAGLPYRLISHGAVGSLAEAAAVRGVAVPDVVKTIVVRRGADDHLFVLTPGDRVISWPKLRALLGVHRLSMPDAAGALAATGYERGTITPFGASTAWPVVADERLRGREITLGAGERGLAVAVDADAAIAALDATVADVTDPQPTR from the coding sequence ATGCCGTCGCCCGCGATCACCGCCCTGGACGCCGCCGGCCTGCCCTACCGGCTGATCTCGCACGGCGCGGTCGGCAGCCTGGCGGAGGCGGCCGCCGTCCGGGGCGTGGCCGTCCCGGACGTGGTCAAGACGATCGTGGTCCGCCGTGGCGCGGACGACCACCTGTTCGTGCTCACCCCCGGCGACCGGGTCATCTCCTGGCCCAAGCTGCGGGCCCTGCTCGGCGTGCACCGACTCTCCATGCCGGACGCGGCGGGCGCGCTGGCCGCCACCGGCTACGAGCGCGGCACCATCACCCCGTTCGGCGCGAGCACCGCCTGGCCGGTGGTCGCGGACGAGCGGCTGCGCGGCCGGGAGATCACCCTCGGCGCCGGCGAGCGAGGCCTCGCCGTCGCGGTCGACGCCGACGCCGCGATCGCCGCCCTCGACGCCACCGTGGCCGACGTCACCGATCCACAGCCGACCCGCTGA
- a CDS encoding DUF427 domain-containing protein, translated as MPKAVWNDLVVAESDDTVLVEGNHYFPRSALRDDLIRESATHTVCPWKGTASYYTLAHEGSTSEDAVWYYPEPKPDAEMVRDRVAFWKDVRVVD; from the coding sequence ATGCCGAAAGCCGTGTGGAACGACCTGGTCGTCGCCGAGAGCGACGACACCGTGCTGGTGGAGGGCAACCACTACTTTCCCCGCTCCGCCCTGCGCGACGATCTGATCCGCGAGTCCGCGACGCACACCGTCTGCCCGTGGAAGGGCACCGCCTCCTACTACACCCTGGCCCACGAGGGCAGCACCAGCGAGGACGCGGTCTGGTACTACCCGGAGCCGAAGCCCGACGCCGAGATGGTGCGTGACCGGGTGGCGTTCTGGAAGGACGTCCGGGTCGTCGACTGA
- a CDS encoding vWA domain-containing protein, producing the protein MAGNRFRYGQWRGGPDPLAPPYDVREAVDAVGAEVLAGGSLREALRDLLRRGPQGRGGLDDLAARARRLRREALRRGDLDGAVTRARALLDQALAAERDELRGRDDEGARFAESVLDNLPRSTARAVEELAGYQWASEDARRSYQQILDQLRGDVLGQRFAGLRDAVRASADPAVQRRLAEMMSDLNDLLARHGRAEDTTDAFAEFMRRHGDFFPERPETVDELIDVLARRSAAGERLMNSLSDRQRAELAGLMRQSLGDQLAGEMSALDANLRALRPDLRWGRGERVRGDQPLGYADAAGALGEIGELDDLLDQLDQEHPGATLDDVDVDAVARTLGRSAADDVRRLRELERELRRQGWVSRDADGLTLSPKALRRLGGTALRRVFADLTAGPRGQHDLRSAGAAGEVSGGSRPWQYGDEQPLDVVRTLTRAVSRAGPSVPVQLAVDDFEVVETERRASAAVVLCVDLSYSMISQGRWGPMKQTALALAHLMETRFPQDALQIVGFGREAMTLSQQELAAVEPDMEQGTNLQHALRLAGRHLRRHPDAEPVVLVVTDGEPTAHLDPDDGEALFYWPPLPETIEATVREVDRLSRYGATLNLFMLGDDPGLRRFVDAVARRSRGRMFTPDTDDLGEYVVSDYLRSRQSRR; encoded by the coding sequence GTGGCCGGCAACCGGTTCCGGTACGGGCAGTGGCGCGGCGGCCCCGACCCGCTCGCGCCACCGTACGACGTGCGCGAGGCGGTGGACGCGGTCGGCGCCGAGGTGTTGGCCGGCGGCAGCCTGCGGGAGGCGCTGCGCGACCTGCTGCGCCGTGGTCCGCAGGGGCGTGGCGGGCTGGACGACCTGGCGGCCCGGGCCCGCCGGCTGCGCCGGGAGGCGCTGCGCCGGGGTGACCTGGACGGTGCGGTCACCCGGGCGCGAGCCCTGCTCGACCAGGCACTCGCCGCCGAGCGGGACGAGCTTCGTGGCCGCGACGACGAGGGCGCGCGGTTCGCCGAGTCGGTGCTGGACAACCTGCCCCGCTCCACCGCGCGGGCGGTGGAGGAGTTGGCCGGTTACCAGTGGGCCAGCGAGGACGCCCGGCGGTCGTACCAGCAGATCCTCGACCAGCTTCGCGGCGACGTGCTCGGCCAGCGTTTCGCCGGCCTGCGCGACGCGGTGCGCGCCTCCGCCGACCCCGCCGTCCAGCGGCGGCTCGCCGAGATGATGAGCGACCTGAACGACCTGCTGGCCCGGCACGGCCGCGCGGAGGACACCACCGACGCGTTCGCCGAGTTCATGCGCCGGCACGGTGACTTCTTCCCGGAGCGGCCGGAGACCGTCGACGAGTTGATCGACGTGTTGGCCCGGCGTTCGGCGGCCGGTGAGCGGCTGATGAACTCGCTCTCCGACCGGCAGCGCGCGGAGCTGGCCGGGTTGATGCGGCAGTCGCTCGGCGACCAGCTCGCCGGGGAGATGTCCGCGCTGGACGCGAACCTGCGGGCGTTGCGGCCGGACCTGCGGTGGGGGCGCGGCGAGCGGGTCCGGGGCGATCAGCCGCTGGGCTACGCCGACGCGGCCGGCGCGTTGGGCGAGATCGGCGAGCTGGACGACCTGCTGGACCAGCTCGACCAGGAGCACCCCGGAGCGACCCTGGACGACGTGGACGTCGACGCGGTGGCCCGGACGTTGGGCCGGAGCGCCGCCGACGATGTGCGCCGGTTGCGGGAGCTGGAGCGGGAACTACGCCGGCAGGGCTGGGTGAGCCGGGACGCGGATGGGCTCACGCTGAGCCCGAAGGCGCTGCGCCGGCTCGGCGGGACCGCTCTGCGGCGGGTCTTCGCCGACCTGACAGCCGGCCCGCGCGGCCAGCACGATCTGCGTTCGGCGGGTGCCGCCGGCGAGGTCAGCGGCGGGTCCCGACCCTGGCAGTACGGCGACGAGCAGCCGTTGGACGTGGTCCGTACGCTCACCCGGGCGGTGAGCCGGGCCGGGCCGAGTGTGCCGGTGCAGCTCGCGGTGGACGACTTCGAGGTGGTGGAGACCGAGAGGCGGGCGTCCGCGGCGGTGGTGCTCTGCGTCGACCTGTCGTACTCGATGATTTCCCAGGGGCGCTGGGGGCCGATGAAGCAGACGGCGCTGGCGCTGGCGCACCTGATGGAGACGCGGTTCCCGCAGGACGCCCTGCAGATCGTCGGCTTCGGCCGGGAGGCGATGACGCTCAGCCAGCAGGAGTTGGCCGCCGTGGAGCCGGACATGGAGCAGGGCACCAACCTCCAGCACGCGCTGCGGCTGGCCGGTCGGCACCTGCGTCGGCATCCGGACGCCGAGCCGGTGGTGCTGGTGGTCACCGACGGCGAGCCGACAGCTCACCTGGATCCGGACGACGGGGAGGCGCTGTTCTACTGGCCGCCGCTGCCGGAGACGATCGAGGCGACCGTCCGCGAGGTGGACCGGCTCAGCCGCTACGGCGCCACCCTCAACCTGTTCATGCTCGGCGACGACCCGGGCCTGCGCCGCTTCGTCGACGCGGTGGCCCGGCGCAGCCGGGGCCGCATGTTCACCCCGGACACCGACGACCTGGGCGAGTACGTGGTCAGCGACTACCTCCGCTCCCGCCAATCCCGCCGCTAA
- a CDS encoding sigma 54-interacting transcriptional regulator has translation MGRVTAPSPVIPVPPADLPGTLGALRAAGHQYRTVKQELRDNLLARMRAGEARFPGIVGYDDSVLPEVERALLAGHDMVLLGERGQGKTRLIRSLGALLDEWTPVIPGSVLNEHPMHPLTPASRAQVAEAGDDQPVGWLHRSLRYGEKLATPDTSVGDLIGDVDPIRIAQGRTLGDPETIHFGLVPRTNRGIFAVNELPDLAERIQVALLNVLEERDIQVRGYQLRLPLDLLLVASANPEDYTNRGRIITPLKDRFGAEIRTHYPLDLELELELIRQEADLVAEVPEHVLEVLARFARAVRESPSVDPRSGVSARFAIAAAETVAAAALRRAGLLAASGEVLKGGPSTTEGDNKGPFLASEAAVARVGDAVSVTSTLRGKVEFESGEEGREIEILAHLLRTATAETFRAHLAGLDLSGFTGLVEDGAAIETGELVGAAELLRQVGTVPGLAKVLDRLGLGDAPTPEEAAAGVEFVLEGLHLTRRLGKDVTDSGRTVYGGRG, from the coding sequence GTGGGTCGGGTGACTGCGCCCTCCCCGGTAATCCCGGTTCCACCGGCCGACCTGCCCGGCACGCTCGGCGCGCTTCGGGCGGCCGGTCACCAGTACCGCACCGTCAAGCAGGAACTCCGCGACAACCTCCTGGCCCGGATGCGTGCCGGCGAGGCCCGCTTCCCCGGCATCGTCGGGTACGACGACAGCGTGCTGCCCGAGGTCGAGCGGGCGCTGCTGGCCGGGCACGACATGGTGCTGCTCGGCGAGCGGGGCCAGGGCAAGACCCGGCTGATCCGCTCCCTCGGCGCGCTGCTCGACGAGTGGACGCCGGTCATCCCCGGCTCGGTGCTCAACGAGCACCCGATGCACCCGCTCACCCCGGCGTCCCGCGCCCAGGTCGCGGAGGCCGGCGACGACCAGCCGGTCGGCTGGTTGCACCGCTCGTTGCGCTACGGCGAGAAGTTGGCCACCCCGGACACCAGCGTCGGTGACCTGATCGGTGACGTCGACCCGATCCGGATCGCCCAGGGCCGCACTCTGGGCGACCCGGAGACCATTCACTTCGGGCTGGTGCCCCGCACCAACCGGGGCATCTTCGCCGTCAACGAGCTGCCCGACCTGGCCGAGCGGATCCAGGTGGCGCTGCTCAACGTGCTGGAGGAGCGGGACATCCAGGTCCGCGGCTACCAGCTGCGGCTGCCGCTGGACCTGCTCCTGGTGGCCAGCGCCAACCCGGAGGACTACACCAACCGGGGCCGGATCATCACCCCGCTCAAGGACCGGTTCGGTGCGGAGATCCGTACCCACTATCCGCTGGACCTGGAGTTGGAGCTGGAGCTGATCCGGCAGGAGGCCGACCTGGTCGCCGAGGTGCCGGAGCACGTCCTGGAGGTCCTGGCCCGGTTCGCCCGCGCGGTGCGCGAGTCACCGTCGGTGGACCCGCGCTCGGGCGTCTCCGCCCGGTTCGCCATCGCCGCCGCCGAGACCGTGGCCGCTGCCGCGCTGCGCCGCGCCGGCCTGCTCGCCGCCTCCGGCGAGGTGTTAAAAGGGGGCCCCTCTACAACCGAAGGCGATAACAAGGGGCCCTTCCTTGCATCGGAGGCTGCCGTGGCTCGAGTCGGCGACGCGGTGTCGGTGACCAGCACCCTGCGCGGCAAGGTGGAGTTCGAGAGCGGCGAGGAGGGGCGGGAGATCGAGATCCTGGCCCACCTGCTGCGGACCGCGACTGCCGAGACGTTCCGGGCCCACCTGGCCGGGCTGGACCTGTCCGGCTTCACCGGCCTGGTCGAGGACGGCGCGGCGATCGAGACCGGTGAGCTGGTCGGGGCTGCCGAGCTGCTGCGCCAGGTGGGCACCGTGCCCGGGCTGGCGAAGGTGCTGGACCGGCTCGGCCTGGGTGACGCGCCCACCCCGGAGGAGGCCGCCGCTGGTGTCGAGTTCGTGCTGGAGGGGCTGCACCTGACCCGCCGGCTCGGCAAGGACGTCACCGACTCGGGGCGCACCGTCTACGGCGGCCGGGGCTGA
- a CDS encoding response regulator transcription factor translates to MTTGVLIVDDDELIRVGLRAIIDAQPDLRVLAEAADGAEVPPLVARHRPDVVLMDVRMPGIDGIQATRHLLATSADPPRVLVVTTFANDEYVYEALRAGAAGFLLKRARPAEVVEAVRVVAAGESLLFPAAIRRLAGAYGPAGGDRLAAARLTEREAEVLRLMTTGRSNPEIAAHLVVGVETVKTHVGNVLAKLGVRDRTQAVIAAYESGFVTPSG, encoded by the coding sequence ATGACCACCGGTGTGCTGATCGTCGACGACGACGAGCTGATCCGGGTCGGGCTGCGCGCCATCATCGACGCCCAACCCGACCTCCGTGTGCTCGCCGAGGCCGCCGACGGCGCCGAGGTGCCGCCGCTGGTCGCCCGGCACCGGCCGGACGTGGTGCTGATGGACGTGCGGATGCCCGGCATCGACGGCATCCAGGCCACCCGTCACCTGCTGGCCACCTCCGCCGATCCGCCCCGGGTGCTGGTGGTCACCACCTTCGCCAACGACGAGTACGTCTACGAGGCGCTGCGCGCCGGCGCCGCCGGGTTCCTGCTCAAACGGGCCCGGCCGGCCGAGGTGGTCGAGGCGGTCCGGGTGGTCGCGGCGGGGGAGTCGCTGCTCTTCCCGGCCGCGATCCGCCGGCTGGCCGGCGCGTACGGGCCGGCGGGCGGTGACCGGCTGGCCGCCGCCCGGCTCACCGAGCGGGAGGCCGAGGTGCTGCGGCTGATGACCACCGGCCGGTCCAACCCGGAGATCGCCGCGCACCTCGTGGTCGGGGTGGAGACGGTCAAGACGCACGTCGGCAACGTGCTGGCCAAGTTGGGTGTCCGTGATCGCACCCAGGCGGTGATCGCCGCCTACGAGTCCGGCTTCGTCACCCCGTCCGGCTGA
- a CDS encoding histidine kinase produces the protein MTPRAALAPLVAGSTWRRGVFLLLGGVLALPYGLLGVTFVQLLTGSEIPRPLVFALLVIALVIAVVPLLLDGSRALEIAAVRALLGVDLPDPAPGHSGDRDTRLRSALWIATHLIIGALVMVALITAVPMALAFIAQQFGIGADLVSRERFGPLDGRDTGWLTLTGVVLLVGLGYAVAGLGALAGSMAPVLLGPAPAERIAALEVRATRLAERNRLARELHDSVGHALTVATLQAGAAREVLDTDREFVRRALTAIEEAGRTAMDELDHVLGLLRETGGDRPAVAPQRTLADLDRLVSDARATGLAVHAHRAGDVSQVPSVVSREGYRIVQEGLTNAARYGHGPVTLRLDLHPDALELELANAVRHACRADAGRADPGRGGRGLDGMRERVLLLGGRLSVGPDGGRWLIRARLPYEGTR, from the coding sequence GTGACTCCCCGAGCGGCGCTGGCCCCACTGGTCGCCGGCAGCACCTGGCGGCGCGGCGTGTTCCTGCTGCTGGGCGGGGTGCTGGCGCTCCCGTACGGCCTGCTCGGGGTGACCTTCGTCCAGTTGCTCACCGGCTCGGAGATCCCCCGTCCGCTGGTGTTCGCCCTGCTGGTGATCGCGTTGGTGATCGCCGTGGTGCCGCTGCTGCTCGACGGCAGCCGGGCGCTGGAGATCGCCGCCGTGCGGGCGCTGCTCGGCGTCGACCTGCCCGACCCCGCGCCCGGGCACAGCGGCGACCGGGACACCCGGCTGCGCAGCGCGCTGTGGATCGCCACCCACCTCATCATCGGCGCGCTGGTGATGGTCGCACTGATCACGGCGGTGCCGATGGCGCTGGCCTTTATCGCGCAGCAGTTCGGCATCGGCGCCGACCTGGTCAGCCGGGAACGGTTCGGGCCACTGGACGGGCGGGACACCGGCTGGCTGACGCTGACCGGTGTGGTCCTGCTGGTCGGGCTCGGTTACGCCGTCGCCGGGCTCGGCGCGCTCGCCGGGTCGATGGCGCCGGTGCTGCTCGGCCCGGCCCCGGCGGAGCGGATCGCCGCGCTGGAGGTGCGGGCCACCCGGCTCGCCGAACGCAACCGGCTGGCCCGGGAACTGCACGACTCGGTCGGTCACGCGCTGACCGTGGCCACCCTGCAGGCCGGGGCCGCCCGCGAGGTGCTCGACACCGACAGGGAGTTCGTCCGGCGGGCGCTCACCGCCATCGAGGAGGCCGGGCGGACCGCGATGGACGAGCTGGACCACGTCCTCGGGCTGCTCCGGGAGACCGGCGGCGACCGGCCTGCGGTGGCGCCGCAGCGTACCCTCGCCGACCTGGACCGGCTGGTCAGCGACGCCCGCGCGACCGGCCTGGCGGTACACGCGCACCGCGCCGGCGACGTGTCGCAGGTGCCGTCGGTGGTCTCCCGGGAGGGCTACCGGATCGTCCAGGAAGGATTGACCAACGCCGCCCGGTACGGCCACGGGCCGGTGACGCTGCGGCTGGACCTGCACCCGGACGCGCTGGAGTTGGAGTTGGCCAACGCGGTGCGCCACGCTTGTCGCGCCGACGCGGGACGGGCCGACCCGGGCCGTGGCGGCCGCGGCCTGGACGGGATGCGGGAACGCGTGCTGCTGCTCGGCGGCCGGCTCAGCGTGGGCCCGGACGGCGGCCGGTGGCTGATCCGGGCCCGCCTGCCGTACGAGGGGACGCGATGA
- a CDS encoding hemerythrin domain-containing protein, with product MDEITALILDDHAAFRRGFARLDDARDEQELLAIWDALALHLDIHAEAEEAILYPHLVKHGDDGEDETADAIGDHNKIRDAIAESKLHPVGSERWWAAVGTARRENSEHLAEEEDEALPDFRRHASSELRAELGHRWLTFYGEHKNGRDLPFRDKDPQSYVADHR from the coding sequence GTGGACGAAATCACCGCACTGATCCTGGACGACCACGCCGCCTTCCGGCGCGGTTTCGCCCGCCTGGACGATGCCCGCGACGAGCAGGAACTGTTGGCGATCTGGGACGCACTCGCCCTGCACCTGGACATCCACGCCGAGGCCGAGGAGGCGATCCTCTACCCGCACCTGGTCAAGCACGGCGACGACGGCGAGGACGAGACCGCCGACGCGATCGGCGACCACAACAAGATCCGGGACGCCATCGCCGAATCCAAGCTGCACCCGGTCGGCTCGGAACGCTGGTGGGCGGCGGTCGGCACGGCCCGCCGGGAGAACAGCGAGCACCTGGCCGAGGAGGAGGACGAGGCCCTGCCCGACTTCCGCCGGCATGCCAGCAGTGAGCTGCGCGCCGAGCTGGGCCACCGCTGGCTGACCTTCTACGGCGAGCACAAGAACGGGCGTGACCTGCCCTTCCGGGACAAGGACCCGCAGTCGTACGTGGCCGACCACCGCTGA